Proteins encoded within one genomic window of Chitinophaga parva:
- a CDS encoding acyl carrier protein phosphodiesterase, producing the protein MNFLAHAYLSFHQPDLMTGNMIGDFVKGRQLALYPQPIQEGIRLHRAIDTFTDNHPATFAARAIFRPQTRLYGAVFTDIVMDHFLANDPRHFTDTSLQAFAQEVYATIGTPPVALPSSFTHMLGYMSSQNWLYNYRFRNGMEQTFRGIVRRAKYINFEASVPLSVFDTHYNALQQCYDEFFPALYTFVQKYTAA; encoded by the coding sequence ATGAACTTCCTTGCCCACGCCTACCTCTCCTTTCACCAGCCGGACCTGATGACCGGCAATATGATCGGTGATTTTGTGAAAGGACGACAACTGGCCCTGTATCCGCAGCCCATACAGGAGGGCATCCGCCTGCACCGTGCCATCGATACCTTTACAGATAACCATCCTGCCACCTTTGCCGCCAGGGCTATATTCCGGCCACAGACCCGCCTATATGGGGCCGTGTTCACCGACATCGTGATGGACCACTTCCTGGCCAATGATCCGCGGCATTTCACAGATACCTCGCTCCAGGCCTTTGCACAGGAAGTATATGCCACGATAGGTACACCGCCGGTAGCACTGCCCTCCAGCTTTACCCATATGCTGGGATATATGTCTTCACAGAACTGGCTTTACAATTACCGCTTCCGCAACGGGATGGAACAAACCTTCCGCGGAATAGTAAGGAGGGCCAAGTATATCAACTTTGAAGCCAGCGTGCCACTGTCCGTTTTTGATACACATTACAACGCCTTGCAGCAATGCTACGATGAATTTTTCCCGGCCTTATATACCTTTGTTCAGAAATATACTGCCGCCTGA
- a CDS encoding deoxyhypusine synthase family protein has protein sequence MTKGPISQFIQHHYRHFNAAALVDAAKGYETHLLEGGKMMVTLAGAMSTAELGISFAEMIRAGKVDIISCTGANLEEDIMNLVAHTHYKRVPHYRDLSPQDEWELLEKGYNRVTDTCIPEEEAFRRIQQHIFKIWKDAETNGERYFPHEYMYKLLLSGVMKEHYEIDPKHSWMLAAAEKNIPIVVPGWEDSTMGNIFASYCIKGELKPSTMKSGIEYMTTLSEWYRANSGGKGVGFFQIGGGIAGDFPICVVPMMYQDLEWHDVPFWGYFCQISDSTTSYGSYSGAVPNEKITWGKLDIHTPKFIVESDATIVAPLIFAYILGW, from the coding sequence ATGACAAAAGGTCCCATTTCACAATTTATCCAGCATCATTACCGGCACTTCAACGCGGCAGCGCTGGTAGATGCAGCCAAAGGCTACGAAACACATTTACTGGAAGGTGGTAAAATGATGGTAACCCTGGCCGGCGCCATGAGCACGGCAGAGCTGGGTATTTCCTTTGCTGAAATGATCCGCGCGGGCAAGGTAGACATCATCTCCTGCACCGGCGCTAACCTGGAAGAGGATATTATGAACCTGGTAGCCCACACGCACTACAAGCGCGTGCCCCACTACCGCGATCTGAGCCCCCAGGATGAATGGGAGCTGCTGGAAAAAGGGTATAACCGCGTAACGGATACCTGCATTCCCGAAGAAGAAGCATTCCGCCGCATCCAGCAACATATTTTCAAGATCTGGAAAGACGCAGAAACCAACGGTGAACGCTATTTCCCCCACGAATACATGTACAAGCTGCTGCTTAGCGGCGTAATGAAAGAACATTACGAAATAGACCCGAAGCACAGCTGGATGCTGGCCGCAGCCGAAAAGAACATTCCCATCGTGGTACCGGGCTGGGAAGACAGCACCATGGGTAACATCTTTGCTTCTTACTGCATCAAGGGTGAGCTGAAACCCAGCACCATGAAGAGCGGTATTGAATACATGACTACCCTTTCCGAGTGGTACCGTGCAAACTCCGGCGGCAAGGGCGTAGGCTTCTTCCAGATCGGTGGCGGTATTGCAGGTGATTTCCCCATCTGCGTGGTGCCCATGATGTACCAGGACCTGGAATGGCATGATGTTCCCTTCTGGGGCTATTTCTGCCAGATCTCCGACTCCACTACCTCTTACGGTTCTTATTCCGGCGCCGTGCCCAATGAGAAGATCACCTGGGGTAAACTGGATATTCACACGCCGAAGTTTATCGTAGAATCAGATGCGACCATCGTGGCGCCCCTGATCTTTGCATATATCCTGGGCTGGTAA
- the hemW gene encoding radical SAM family heme chaperone HemW, with protein MAGIYIHIPFCKQACYYCNFHFSTSRGRQSEMVSALLAELLLQKDYLAGAPVSSIYFGGGTPSLLQLTEIESLLAQCRLLFPVNADAEITLEANPDDLTPEKLQALHTAGINRLSIGVQSFHEADLRWMNRAHNAGQALQCIREAQAAGFHNITIDLIYGGPTLSDEGWAMNLEQVKALNIPHLSSYALTVEPGTALDHFITQHKVQAVDPDKAARHFEMLMQWAAANGYEHYEISNFARPGWHSRHNSSYWQGQPYLGIGPSAHSFNGHSRQWNVANNALYLQALEKQALPFEKETLTPTIRLNEYLMTSLRTSQGASLAFISATFGQDKAERLRQAVEPYVASGKMHPVMDWMVLTNAGKLFADGIASDLFF; from the coding sequence ATGGCTGGCATTTATATTCACATTCCATTTTGCAAACAGGCGTGCTACTATTGCAACTTCCACTTCTCCACTTCCCGGGGGCGGCAGTCAGAAATGGTGAGCGCCCTGCTGGCAGAACTGCTGCTGCAAAAAGATTACCTGGCCGGGGCACCGGTATCGTCCATTTACTTCGGGGGTGGCACCCCCAGCCTCCTGCAACTCACGGAAATAGAAAGCCTGCTGGCCCAGTGCCGCCTGCTCTTCCCCGTGAACGCGGATGCGGAGATCACCCTGGAGGCTAACCCGGACGACCTTACACCGGAAAAACTGCAGGCCCTCCACACGGCCGGCATTAACCGCCTGAGCATAGGCGTGCAGTCCTTCCACGAAGCAGACCTGCGCTGGATGAACCGGGCCCACAATGCGGGCCAGGCGCTCCAATGCATCCGCGAAGCACAGGCAGCCGGCTTTCACAATATCACGATAGACCTCATTTACGGAGGACCTACGCTCAGTGATGAAGGCTGGGCCATGAACCTGGAGCAGGTAAAGGCATTGAACATTCCCCATCTTTCCAGCTACGCCCTCACCGTGGAGCCAGGCACTGCCCTGGATCATTTCATTACGCAGCATAAAGTGCAGGCGGTAGACCCCGACAAGGCCGCCCGCCATTTTGAAATGCTCATGCAGTGGGCTGCTGCCAATGGGTATGAACATTACGAGATCTCCAACTTTGCCCGCCCCGGCTGGCACTCCCGGCACAACAGCAGCTACTGGCAGGGACAGCCCTACCTGGGAATAGGCCCGTCTGCACACTCCTTCAACGGGCACTCCCGCCAGTGGAATGTGGCCAACAACGCCCTGTACCTGCAGGCGCTGGAAAAACAAGCGCTGCCGTTTGAAAAAGAAACGCTCACCCCCACTATCCGCCTCAATGAATACCTGATGACATCCCTGCGCACTTCCCAGGGAGCCAGCCTGGCCTTCATCAGCGCCACCTTCGGGCAGGATAAAGCGGAGCGCCTGCGCCAGGCCGTGGAGCCTTATGTGGCCAGCGGCAAAATGCACCCGGTCATGGACTGGATGGTGCTCACCAATGCCGGGAAGCTGTTTGCAGACGGGATTGCATCGGACTTGTTTTTCTGA
- a CDS encoding DUF4271 domain-containing protein gives MRYWFFLLLLCCRVTIFAQTDTGHVPPKKVTTTIKHDSAGHVVVPKVRHDSLGRPIAPVRRDSLGRVIAPKVKRDSLGRVIGRPDTTRQAALAAGVKKDSSQFSYADSAARHAVATPTQGRSVYTPTASSLAYDSLMRSLRRHHLLAGDNLHKTGSPKPVVYDMNPLRNYRSLDWLVYIMLGVTLILGIIRLAYQKYFSDLFRAFTNPTLSQRQLKDQLSQSPFPNFLLNIFFAISLGMYLFLVMFRLQYISSYNPLLLIPALILLVAAIYFVKYVVLRLCGWLFGNEDLVDAYVFILYLINKITGVLLLPFLVILAFCSPGIARFFLYISIFLIILLIVYRYIRSYALVKQYLSFSKLHFFLYLCAFEVAPVLILTKVLLKLVNG, from the coding sequence GTGCGCTATTGGTTTTTTCTCCTGCTGCTTTGCTGCCGGGTTACGATTTTTGCCCAGACAGATACCGGGCATGTGCCTCCCAAGAAAGTGACCACTACCATTAAGCACGATTCCGCCGGTCATGTAGTAGTGCCAAAGGTCCGCCACGATTCCCTGGGGCGGCCCATCGCGCCCGTGCGCCGCGACTCCCTGGGCCGTGTCATAGCGCCAAAGGTGAAGCGCGATTCCCTGGGCCGCGTCATCGGCAGACCGGATACTACCCGCCAGGCTGCTTTGGCCGCAGGTGTAAAAAAAGACAGCAGCCAGTTTTCCTACGCCGACTCTGCCGCCAGGCATGCGGTGGCCACGCCTACCCAGGGCCGGTCCGTGTACACGCCTACCGCCAGCTCCCTGGCCTACGACAGCCTGATGAGAAGCCTGCGCCGTCACCACCTGCTGGCCGGGGACAACCTGCACAAGACCGGTAGCCCCAAACCCGTGGTATACGATATGAACCCGCTGCGCAATTACCGCAGCCTGGACTGGCTGGTGTACATCATGCTGGGGGTAACGCTCATTCTGGGCATTATCCGCCTGGCATATCAGAAGTATTTCAGTGACCTGTTCCGCGCGTTCACCAATCCTACCCTGAGCCAGCGCCAGCTGAAGGATCAGTTGTCCCAATCGCCGTTTCCCAACTTTTTGCTCAATATTTTCTTTGCCATCAGCCTGGGCATGTACCTGTTCCTGGTGATGTTCCGCCTGCAATACATTTCCAGCTACAACCCGTTGCTGCTCATCCCTGCGCTGATCCTGCTGGTGGCGGCCATCTATTTTGTGAAGTACGTGGTGTTGCGCCTGTGTGGCTGGTTGTTTGGCAATGAAGACCTGGTGGATGCCTACGTTTTCATCCTGTACCTGATCAACAAGATCACCGGCGTATTGTTGTTGCCCTTTTTAGTGATTCTGGCTTTCTGCTCACCGGGAATAGCCCGGTTTTTCCTCTATATTTCGATATTTTTGATCATATTATTGATTGTATACAGGTATATTAGATCGTATGCACTGGTGAAGCAGTACCTGTCGTTCAGTAAATTGCATTTTTTTCTGTACCTTTGCGCATTCGAGGTCGCGCCGGTACTCATTCTGACGAAGGTGCTCCTGAAACTGGTTAACGGGTAA
- a CDS encoding uroporphyrinogen-III synthase encodes MSILISQPKPETEKSPYFDLAKKYNVKLDFFPFIRVEGVSGKDFRKQKIDILQFTAVIFTSRTAVDHFFRVCEELKIKVSQDCKYFCITEAVALYLQKFILYRKRKVFYGADGSTKGLLEVMNKHRDNEKFLFPSSDSQQKDIEEWFKANKCEFATASLYKTVSNDVKEIVTKQDYDMIVFFSPSGVKSLFENVPGFVQNGTAIGAFGPTTSAAVEQAGLRLDVKAPAPQAPSMVAALELYLSNMTVKK; translated from the coding sequence TTGTCGATCCTGATTTCCCAACCTAAGCCTGAAACAGAAAAATCACCTTATTTCGACTTAGCCAAGAAATACAACGTAAAGCTGGATTTCTTCCCGTTTATCCGGGTAGAAGGCGTGAGTGGCAAAGACTTCCGGAAGCAAAAGATCGACATCCTGCAATTCACCGCGGTGATCTTTACCAGCCGTACCGCAGTAGACCACTTCTTCCGCGTATGCGAAGAGTTGAAGATCAAGGTGTCACAGGATTGCAAATACTTCTGTATCACTGAAGCAGTTGCCCTTTACCTGCAGAAATTCATCCTTTACCGCAAGCGTAAGGTTTTTTACGGCGCAGACGGTTCCACCAAAGGGCTCCTGGAGGTGATGAACAAGCACCGCGACAACGAGAAGTTCCTCTTCCCCAGCTCAGACAGCCAGCAGAAAGATATTGAAGAATGGTTCAAAGCTAACAAATGCGAGTTTGCTACTGCCAGCCTCTACAAAACCGTAAGCAATGATGTAAAGGAAATAGTGACCAAACAGGACTACGATATGATCGTGTTCTTCAGCCCTTCCGGCGTAAAGTCACTGTTTGAGAACGTACCGGGCTTTGTGCAGAATGGCACCGCCATCGGCGCTTTCGGGCCTACCACTTCCGCCGCGGTAGAGCAGGCAGGTCTTCGCCTGGATGTAAAGGCACCGGCTCCCCAGGCACCTTCCATGGTGGCCGCCCTGGAGCTGTACCTGTCTAACATGACGGTGAAGAAATAG
- a CDS encoding thioredoxin domain-containing protein gives MNRLAQETSPYLLQHAHNPVEWYPWGEEALERARREDKPILVSIGYAACHWCHVMERESFENEATAALMNAYFINIKIDREERPDLDHIYMDAVQAMTGQGGWPLNVFLLPDARPFYGGTYFPPKAMYNRASWTDVLRSIHNAYLEKRPDLEAQAAQLTEHMTRSNDFGLSNPIDLNIPRHELFSQDQCHTMYKNIMGQADKTWGGFGRAPKFPGTFNINFLLRYGHLFREPEAIAQATLSLDKMIQGGIYDQLGGGFARYSTDDQWLAPHFEKMLYDNALLVDTLAEAYTLTKDERYADTIRHTLAFIENEMLDAGGGWYAALDADSEGVEGKFYTWSREEIGSILTEQANLFCDFYGVKDEGNWEHTNILWMPETLEDYAVKNQLDKEWLATVLAACRAALLAAREKRVRPGLDDKILLGWNALLIHAHCKAYAALGHQPYLDAAEKNAAFCWTQLKQPGETPAFFHTCKAGQAKYPAFLDDYAWFIRAMITLQETTGHLHYLEKAQLLAEHVSKAFSDEQQLYFYYTAAGQADVIVRKKEIYDGAVPSGNSVMAGNLWYLALAYDRQEWADRAVKMAGQLAQTLSRYPTSFGVWCNFVLQLVAGTREIAVVGKDFRARMDEIGKVYIPFKVLLGAEKDRPDYPLLSSREQEGETLIYVCEHYHCIKPVKHIEEIIKLI, from the coding sequence ATGAACAGATTAGCACAGGAGACCAGTCCGTACTTATTGCAACATGCCCATAACCCGGTGGAGTGGTATCCCTGGGGCGAAGAGGCCCTGGAACGGGCCCGCCGGGAGGATAAGCCCATCCTGGTAAGCATCGGCTATGCCGCCTGCCACTGGTGCCACGTGATGGAGCGGGAAAGTTTTGAGAACGAGGCTACCGCGGCCCTTATGAATGCGTATTTCATCAACATTAAGATAGACCGGGAAGAGCGCCCGGACCTGGACCATATTTACATGGATGCCGTGCAGGCCATGACCGGCCAGGGTGGCTGGCCGCTCAATGTGTTCCTGCTGCCGGACGCCCGGCCTTTTTACGGGGGTACCTATTTCCCTCCAAAGGCCATGTACAACCGGGCTTCATGGACAGACGTGCTGCGCTCCATCCACAATGCCTACCTGGAAAAGCGGCCCGACCTGGAGGCCCAGGCGGCCCAGCTCACAGAGCACATGACCCGCAGTAACGATTTTGGCCTCAGTAATCCCATTGACCTGAACATTCCCCGTCATGAACTGTTTTCACAGGATCAGTGTCATACCATGTATAAGAATATCATGGGGCAGGCGGATAAGACCTGGGGCGGGTTTGGGCGTGCACCGAAATTCCCCGGCACGTTCAATATCAATTTCCTGCTGCGCTACGGGCATTTGTTCCGGGAGCCGGAAGCCATTGCACAGGCCACACTTTCGCTGGACAAGATGATCCAGGGCGGCATTTATGACCAGCTGGGGGGCGGCTTTGCCCGCTACTCCACAGACGATCAGTGGCTGGCGCCGCACTTTGAAAAAATGTTGTATGACAATGCCCTGTTGGTAGATACGCTGGCGGAAGCTTACACACTTACAAAGGACGAGCGCTATGCAGATACGATCCGGCACACGCTGGCCTTCATTGAGAACGAGATGCTGGATGCCGGCGGTGGCTGGTATGCCGCGCTGGATGCGGATTCTGAAGGGGTGGAAGGTAAATTCTACACCTGGAGCCGGGAGGAGATCGGGTCTATCCTGACAGAGCAGGCTAATTTGTTCTGTGATTTTTACGGCGTAAAAGATGAGGGGAACTGGGAGCATACGAACATCCTCTGGATGCCGGAAACCCTGGAAGACTATGCCGTTAAAAACCAGTTGGATAAGGAATGGCTGGCCACCGTACTGGCAGCATGCAGGGCCGCGTTGCTGGCAGCGCGGGAAAAAAGAGTGCGCCCCGGGCTGGATGACAAAATTTTATTAGGGTGGAATGCGTTATTGATACACGCCCATTGCAAAGCCTATGCGGCATTGGGGCACCAGCCATACCTGGATGCTGCGGAAAAGAATGCAGCATTTTGCTGGACGCAACTAAAACAACCCGGGGAAACCCCTGCGTTTTTCCACACCTGCAAAGCGGGGCAGGCTAAATATCCCGCGTTCCTGGATGATTACGCCTGGTTCATCCGCGCTATGATAACCCTGCAGGAGACCACCGGCCACCTGCACTACCTGGAGAAAGCCCAACTGCTGGCGGAGCATGTGAGTAAAGCGTTTTCCGATGAGCAACAGCTATACTTTTACTACACGGCAGCCGGCCAGGCAGACGTGATTGTACGCAAAAAAGAGATCTATGACGGGGCAGTACCCAGCGGCAATTCCGTGATGGCAGGCAACCTTTGGTACCTGGCCCTTGCATATGACCGCCAGGAGTGGGCAGACCGTGCAGTGAAGATGGCAGGCCAGCTGGCCCAAACCCTGAGCCGCTATCCCACCTCGTTCGGGGTATGGTGTAATTTCGTGTTACAGCTGGTGGCAGGCACCCGGGAGATAGCCGTGGTAGGCAAGGATTTCCGGGCCAGGATGGATGAGATCGGGAAGGTGTATATTCCCTTCAAAGTCTTACTGGGCGCGGAAAAGGACCGGCCGGACTACCCGCTGCTGAGCAGCCGGGAGCAGGAGGGGGAGACGCTGATCTACGTGTGCGAACATTACCATTGCATTAAACCGGTGAAACACATAGAAGAAATTATTAAACTAATTTAA
- the porK gene encoding T9SS ring complex lipoprotein PorK/GldK, which produces MKATLMKLNFFSGLFAIVLVSLLASCGGSKKTPGNAQGQLIGVSPRPKYFPPVPYGMVYVPSGTFHMGPSDEDVNYSFTARNKAISISGFYMDATEITNNEYRQFVNWVRDSIAHILLGHVKQDDGQDYIDWKQKINYADKATIDKMEPLYYSQENRLYGKKEIDIYKLIYHSETFNWDQAKLRTNAGKPRSQFIVKKDVAIYPDTLCWIRDFSYAYNEPMTRMYFWHPAFDNYPVVGVTWHQANAFNEWRSRYWEDYRTSKKLFTEDKFQLPSEAQWEYAARGGREQAPYPWGGLYIRNKKGCLLANFKPGRGDYPEDGGFYTVRADAYWPNDYGLYNMAGNVAEWTQDVYYENAYSFTSDMNPYLRMDVPDTAAPKMKRKAVRGGSWKDIGYFLQTGTRSYEYQDSAKSYIGFRCTIAFLSRSRNDFSKHK; this is translated from the coding sequence ATGAAAGCTACCCTTATGAAGCTTAATTTTTTCAGTGGTCTGTTTGCGATCGTGCTGGTTAGCCTGCTGGCCAGCTGTGGCGGTAGTAAAAAAACTCCCGGCAATGCGCAAGGGCAATTAATCGGCGTAAGTCCCCGGCCGAAGTACTTTCCCCCTGTACCTTATGGAATGGTGTATGTGCCGTCCGGCACTTTTCACATGGGCCCCAGTGATGAGGACGTGAACTATTCTTTCACAGCACGCAACAAAGCGATTTCCATTTCCGGCTTCTACATGGACGCTACCGAGATCACGAACAATGAATACCGCCAGTTTGTTAACTGGGTGCGTGATTCCATCGCACACATTTTACTGGGTCATGTAAAACAGGATGACGGGCAGGATTACATTGACTGGAAACAGAAGATCAACTATGCCGATAAGGCCACCATCGACAAGATGGAGCCGCTGTACTACTCCCAGGAAAACCGCCTGTACGGCAAGAAAGAGATCGATATTTATAAACTCATTTATCACTCCGAAACTTTCAACTGGGACCAGGCTAAGCTGCGTACCAATGCCGGCAAGCCCCGCTCCCAGTTCATCGTAAAGAAAGATGTGGCGATCTACCCGGACACCCTCTGCTGGATCCGCGACTTCTCTTACGCATATAACGAGCCGATGACCCGTATGTATTTCTGGCACCCGGCTTTTGACAATTATCCTGTAGTGGGTGTTACCTGGCACCAGGCCAACGCCTTCAACGAATGGCGCAGCCGCTACTGGGAAGACTACCGCACCTCCAAGAAGCTCTTCACAGAAGATAAGTTCCAGTTGCCTTCAGAAGCCCAGTGGGAATACGCTGCCCGCGGTGGCCGTGAGCAGGCGCCTTATCCCTGGGGTGGTCTTTACATCCGCAACAAGAAAGGATGTTTGCTGGCCAACTTCAAGCCAGGCCGTGGTGATTATCCGGAAGATGGTGGCTTCTACACCGTACGTGCAGATGCTTACTGGCCCAACGATTACGGCCTGTACAACATGGCTGGTAACGTAGCAGAATGGACACAGGACGTTTATTATGAAAATGCTTACTCTTTCACTTCAGATATGAACCCCTACCTGCGCATGGACGTACCGGATACGGCGGCTCCGAAGATGAAACGTAAGGCTGTAAGAGGTGGTTCCTGGAAAGACATCGGTTATTTCCTGCAAACCGGTACCCGCTCTTACGAATACCAGGACAGCGCCAAGTCCTACATCGGCTTCCGTTGTACGATCGCGTTCCTGAGCCGTTCCCGTAACGATTTTAGCAAACACAAATAG
- the porL gene encoding type IX secretion system motor protein PorL/GldL, giving the protein MNPNKAKWLNFFVCTAASVVIIGALFKIEHWKGADIALIMGLSVEALIFLVYAFVPDTGGHDAPAHTTVVAAGSPNVAGLDKMLGDANITPVSLQRLSENFQKLGTTVDKMRDISDVVAATGDYTAKTKEAAVAVGNVATAYTNAAAAVSSFNSASDATKSFHEQMQVMSKNLASLNAIYELELQDTNNHLKAMNKFYGNLVNASAAMNNSVEDAKKTQEQITLLAKNLGNLNTVYGNMLSAMKG; this is encoded by the coding sequence ATGAATCCTAACAAAGCAAAATGGCTCAACTTTTTCGTTTGTACTGCTGCATCTGTGGTAATTATCGGGGCCCTGTTCAAAATTGAGCACTGGAAAGGCGCTGATATCGCTTTGATCATGGGTTTGAGCGTGGAGGCCCTCATCTTCCTGGTGTATGCCTTCGTTCCGGACACCGGTGGTCATGATGCACCTGCACATACAACTGTGGTAGCCGCTGGCAGCCCTAATGTGGCTGGTTTGGACAAAATGCTGGGTGATGCCAACATCACGCCGGTAAGCCTGCAACGCCTGAGCGAGAACTTCCAGAAACTGGGTACTACCGTTGACAAAATGCGCGACATTTCCGACGTGGTAGCTGCTACCGGTGACTATACAGCAAAAACCAAGGAAGCTGCTGTGGCCGTAGGTAACGTAGCTACTGCATATACCAATGCTGCTGCTGCTGTATCTTCTTTCAACAGCGCTTCTGATGCTACTAAATCCTTCCACGAGCAGATGCAGGTGATGAGCAAGAACCTGGCTTCCCTGAACGCTATCTATGAACTGGAACTGCAGGATACCAACAACCACCTGAAAGCCATGAACAAGTTCTACGGCAACCTGGTGAATGCTTCTGCAGCCATGAACAATAGCGTGGAAGATGCTAAGAAAACACAGGAACAGATCACACTGCTGGCTAAGAACCTCGGTAACCTGAACACTGTTTACGGCAACATGCTGTCCGCAATGAAAGGATAA
- the porM gene encoding type IX secretion system motor protein PorM/GldM: MALPKDPRQKMINIMYLVLTSMLALNVSAEILNAFTIVNNSIDNSNVSITGKNNNAYAAFVKQMADDPEKVGPLKAKADAVKAEAKTAYDQLEALKDQIAKETGGYETEASGEKTLKEKGNLDVATRIMENQKKGPELQAMLKKFRTSLLSSVDPKDRATFDKALPLQIQDSYKGEDGKAKTWTTYHFNMVPAVAAFTILSKLQNDVKNSESMVVEDLLKQIHANDIVFDKMQAFVSMNSKNLQEGQTLTAQIAIGAYSTTVSPEIVVNGQTLKVENGLATYTLPVSGLGDKTLTGTIKLKKPNGEIVESAINEPYTVGASATSISADKMNVLYIGVQNPISITAAGVPAEKVAASITGGSIAKQAAGKFLVTCSQPGKANIVVSADGKNLSSKEFRVKFIPDPVLKVGMNKSGYMKASEFKVQGGLRADLENFEFEGVKYDVVGYRIGIDAKGRDYAEGDANSAYFPSSIQASVRSLKPGDQVYFDNVKVKGPDGRVRDMGNISFKLN, from the coding sequence ATGGCATTACCAAAAGACCCCAGGCAAAAGATGATCAACATCATGTACCTGGTGCTTACCTCCATGCTGGCACTGAACGTGTCTGCGGAGATCCTGAATGCGTTTACCATCGTAAACAATTCAATCGATAACTCTAACGTTTCCATCACCGGAAAGAACAATAACGCATACGCAGCTTTTGTAAAGCAAATGGCGGACGATCCTGAAAAAGTAGGCCCGCTGAAAGCAAAGGCTGATGCCGTAAAAGCGGAAGCTAAAACAGCTTACGACCAGCTGGAAGCGCTGAAAGACCAGATCGCCAAAGAAACCGGTGGTTACGAAACCGAAGCAAGCGGTGAAAAAACACTGAAAGAAAAAGGTAACCTGGATGTGGCCACCCGCATCATGGAAAACCAAAAGAAGGGCCCCGAGCTGCAGGCTATGCTCAAAAAGTTCCGCACCAGCCTGCTGAGCAGTGTAGATCCTAAAGACCGCGCTACTTTTGATAAAGCGCTGCCCCTGCAGATCCAGGACAGCTATAAGGGGGAAGATGGCAAGGCTAAGACCTGGACCACCTACCACTTTAACATGGTGCCCGCAGTAGCTGCTTTCACCATCCTGTCTAAACTGCAGAACGACGTGAAAAACTCTGAGTCCATGGTAGTGGAAGACCTGCTGAAGCAGATTCACGCCAATGACATCGTGTTCGATAAAATGCAGGCGTTCGTATCCATGAACTCCAAGAACCTGCAGGAAGGCCAGACCCTCACTGCCCAGATCGCGATCGGCGCTTACAGCACTACCGTGAGCCCTGAGATCGTAGTGAATGGCCAGACCCTGAAAGTGGAGAACGGTCTTGCTACTTACACCCTCCCCGTATCCGGCCTGGGTGATAAGACGCTGACCGGTACCATCAAGCTGAAAAAGCCCAATGGTGAAATAGTAGAATCTGCGATCAACGAACCTTACACCGTAGGCGCTTCTGCTACTTCTATCTCTGCAGACAAGATGAACGTTCTTTATATCGGTGTACAGAACCCGATCTCTATCACCGCTGCCGGCGTACCTGCTGAAAAAGTAGCCGCTTCTATCACCGGTGGTAGCATTGCCAAACAAGCAGCCGGCAAGTTCCTGGTAACGTGCAGCCAGCCTGGCAAAGCAAACATCGTGGTATCTGCTGATGGCAAGAACCTTTCTTCCAAAGAATTCCGTGTGAAATTCATCCCCGACCCTGTATTGAAAGTGGGTATGAACAAATCCGGTTATATGAAAGCCTCTGAATTTAAAGTACAGGGCGGCCTGCGTGCTGACCTGGAGAACTTTGAATTTGAAGGTGTGAAATATGATGTAGTTGGTTACCGTATCGGTATCGATGCAAAAGGCAGGGACTATGCGGAAGGCGACGCTAACAGCGCTTACTTCCCCAGCAGCATCCAGGCTTCTGTACGTTCCCTGAAACCCGGCGACCAGGTATACTTCGACAATGTAAAAGTGAAAGGTCCCGATGGCCGCGTACGCGACATGGGTAACATTTCCTTCAAATTAAACTAA